The Sporomusa termitida genome has a window encoding:
- a CDS encoding glutamate synthase: protein MCRIGAIKSKVAFHPSLALHLMLPQQEGHDNSGFAMVMQDLEGVFANYKDKPLLSMACTQKGAALVEHFMETNNFTPVYEWIPRGVRQPGLDIKAMPYYIFRAYDYPEYYRTATPEAKAELLLDTRLALRVLLENEDQGYVYSFWPDVLTLKEIGDPRDIAVYFKLWDNTGELMAKNIVVQCRQNTNYEIVRYAAHPFFLQGYTLCANGENTFYTKNKEYQKPLHRGYIGFESDSQNFLYTLHYVLNVLKWPIKYYKHVITPLPFDEIAKRPDHRELTAIRQSLGHLEINGPNTIIAMLPDGRMVTCCDSKKLRPVVVGSDGTMIAISSEVCGLNQIMPGRNQEQDIYPNEREVVVITPDLEVERWKQ from the coding sequence ATGTGTAGAATAGGGGCTATAAAAAGCAAAGTAGCATTTCATCCGTCGCTGGCACTGCATTTGATGCTGCCTCAGCAGGAGGGGCACGATAACTCCGGTTTTGCCATGGTCATGCAAGACCTCGAAGGAGTTTTCGCCAATTATAAAGATAAACCATTATTATCCATGGCTTGTACCCAAAAAGGGGCCGCGCTGGTAGAGCACTTTATGGAAACCAACAACTTTACCCCTGTTTATGAATGGATTCCCCGTGGTGTCCGTCAGCCCGGATTAGATATTAAAGCTATGCCCTATTATATATTCCGGGCCTATGATTATCCGGAATATTACCGTACTGCCACGCCGGAGGCCAAAGCAGAATTATTGTTAGACACGCGGCTGGCTCTGCGAGTGTTACTTGAGAACGAAGATCAGGGCTATGTGTATTCTTTCTGGCCCGATGTTTTGACACTGAAAGAGATTGGTGATCCCCGCGACATAGCTGTCTATTTTAAACTATGGGATAATACCGGCGAACTCATGGCCAAAAATATTGTTGTTCAGTGCCGGCAGAATACTAATTATGAAATTGTGCGCTATGCCGCCCATCCGTTCTTTCTGCAGGGCTATACCCTGTGCGCAAATGGTGAAAATACTTTTTATACAAAGAATAAAGAATACCAGAAACCTTTGCACCGCGGCTATATTGGGTTTGAATCCGACTCGCAAAACTTTCTTTATACTTTACATTATGTACTTAATGTCCTGAAGTGGCCGATCAAGTATTATAAACATGTCATTACACCATTGCCTTTTGATGAAATCGCCAAACGGCCTGATCATCGTGAATTGACAGCGATTCGTCAGTCGCTAGGTCATCTGGAAATTAACGGACCTAATACCATTATTGCTATGCTGCCTGACGGGCGGATGGTGACCTGTTGTGATTCCAAGAAACTACGCCCTGTCGTGGTTGGCAGTGATGGCACGATGATTGCCATTTCCTCCGAAGTTTGCGGCCTTAATCAGATCATGCCGGGACGTAATCAGGAACAGGATATTTATCCGAATGAACGGGAAGTTGTGGTTATTACCCCGGACTTGGAGGTAGAACGATGGAAGCAGTAA
- the selB gene encoding selenocysteine-specific translation elongation factor: MKCVIIGTAGHVDHGKSAVIRALTGTDTDRLKEEKLRGISIDLGFAALPLRAELVAGIVDVPGHERFLKNMLAGTGGIDLVLLVIAADEGVMPQTREHLAMLELYGIKQGIIVVNKIDKADNEWLELIESDIREFIEPTFLKNAPLCRVSALTGEGIAELGEKLAEIAGRLTARDCNAPFRLWLDRVFSIKGHGLVVTGSVLSGQAQVGDTLRLYPSGQLIRVRGLEWHGAKVNGIVAGQRAAVNLAGPELEQISRGMILSAVERGEVSQIWDVAADWLQAVESGLRVRLHLGTGEFLGRIYAFKGASHRLMRLILEQPLAAGSGDRGIIRLYSPQHLLGGVTLIAPGRATRRLTASRTALAAAVSTADLSAAVYYRLAESPLLLTRAEIRQQSGYLSDKTVDEIIDKLTAQARIHCLDGTYIAAEIFDQQTRAITGILKEYHKTQPERSGLSKEIIRQKLQLAEKSFETLLAVWLRKGMVAITGGDLALKSHADKHGDWKQELVGQAAVFLENIGLENVSPALLAQKLLLPADKSKAAHDILTRAGVLIKVNDIFVYRKTIQYIVQLIHKHFQGHETLTVSELRDILNTSRKIAVPVMEYLDVNKYTVRIGDVRYPSRKILDLSE, encoded by the coding sequence TTGAAGTGTGTTATCATTGGTACTGCCGGCCATGTTGACCATGGCAAGTCGGCTGTGATCAGGGCACTGACTGGGACTGATACCGACCGGCTGAAAGAGGAAAAGCTACGGGGAATTTCCATTGATTTGGGGTTCGCCGCCCTGCCTTTGCGCGCTGAGCTGGTTGCGGGGATTGTCGATGTACCCGGCCATGAACGTTTTCTAAAAAATATGCTGGCCGGAACAGGCGGTATTGATCTGGTCCTGCTGGTTATAGCGGCCGATGAGGGGGTTATGCCCCAGACCAGAGAACATTTAGCCATGCTTGAATTATATGGAATCAAACAGGGAATTATTGTTGTCAATAAAATAGATAAAGCAGATAACGAATGGCTGGAGCTTATTGAGAGTGATATAAGAGAGTTTATAGAGCCAACTTTTTTAAAGAATGCTCCCCTTTGCCGGGTATCGGCGCTCACTGGCGAAGGGATTGCGGAACTTGGGGAGAAGTTGGCCGAAATAGCAGGCCGGTTGACTGCCAGGGATTGTAATGCGCCTTTCCGACTTTGGCTTGACCGGGTCTTTTCCATTAAAGGTCATGGCCTTGTGGTGACCGGCTCGGTATTAAGCGGACAAGCTCAGGTTGGTGATACCCTAAGATTGTATCCGTCAGGCCAGCTTATTCGTGTGCGCGGCCTGGAGTGGCATGGCGCTAAGGTTAACGGGATTGTGGCCGGTCAGCGGGCAGCCGTTAATCTAGCCGGGCCGGAACTGGAGCAAATCAGCCGGGGTATGATCCTCAGCGCGGTTGAACGGGGAGAAGTCAGCCAGATCTGGGATGTGGCTGCCGATTGGCTGCAGGCCGTCGAGAGTGGCCTGCGCGTCAGGTTGCATTTAGGAACCGGTGAATTTCTGGGCAGGATTTATGCTTTTAAAGGAGCCTCTCATCGTCTGATGCGGCTAATTTTGGAACAACCGCTAGCCGCCGGCAGTGGTGACCGGGGTATTATCAGGCTATATTCGCCGCAGCATCTGCTGGGAGGGGTTACCTTAATAGCCCCAGGCCGGGCCACAAGGCGTTTAACCGCCAGCCGAACTGCCCTGGCGGCAGCGGTGAGTACGGCCGATCTGTCTGCAGCTGTTTATTACCGCCTGGCCGAAAGCCCCTTGTTGCTGACAAGGGCGGAAATCCGGCAACAAAGTGGCTATTTGTCCGACAAAACTGTGGATGAAATAATTGATAAGCTGACTGCACAGGCAAGAATACATTGTCTGGACGGGACCTATATTGCCGCAGAGATATTTGATCAACAAACCAGAGCTATTACCGGTATTCTGAAAGAGTATCATAAAACCCAGCCAGAGCGGAGTGGCTTATCCAAAGAAATAATCCGGCAGAAGCTGCAGCTTGCTGAAAAAAGCTTTGAAACATTACTGGCAGTATGGCTACGCAAGGGCATGGTGGCAATTACCGGCGGCGATCTTGCGTTAAAGAGCCATGCCGACAAACATGGTGACTGGAAACAGGAACTGGTTGGCCAAGCGGCAGTTTTTTTGGAAAATATTGGCTTGGAAAACGTTAGCCCGGCCTTGCTGGCGCAAAAATTATTATTGCCGGCCGATAAATCTAAGGCTGCTCATGACATCCTTACGCGGGCCGGCGTGCTAATAAAGGTTAATGATATTTTTGTATACCGCAAAACAATTCAGTACATTGTACAGCTTATTCACAAGCATTTTCAAGGCCATGAGACACTTACAGTGTCAGAGTTACGGGATATACTGAACACTTCACGCAAGATCGCAGTACCGGTAATGGAATACCTTGATGTGAATAAATATACAGTGAGGATTGGAGATGTTCGCTATCCTAGCCGTAAAATCCTGGATTTATCAGAATAA
- the selA gene encoding L-seryl-tRNA(Sec) selenium transferase — protein sequence MSADNRKLRLIPAIDRLVAVAAAEPDMNKYPRNLIIACLRKVTDQLRTVLVKGDNVDTSPEALVTTARQLLEYQTRSSLRKVINATGVVLHTNLGRAPLGRRAIASVSQIMEGYSTLEYNINSGERGSRYEHVAEKLRQLTGAEDVLIVNNNAAAVLLVLSSVARGREVIVSRGELVEIGGSFRIPDVLKQSGAVLVEVGTTNKTHLGDYEQAIGPNTAAILKVHTSNYCIVGFTSQPDGAGLAALAHKHRLPVIEDLGSGTLRSLAVGGQTEPSVIEQLALGFDLVTFSCDKLLGAGQGGIIAGKAEYIHLMKTHPLLRAVRIDKLSLAALEGTLQDYMAGDPWQDIPVLAMLTITPRALKERAEGLYRLLVQQNPLLTCQVVALNSPVGGGALPAAVLTGYGVAVTLPGISAGCLESRLRQREMPIVVRIQDERVIFDVRCLAERDLPEIAAAFKTMS from the coding sequence ATGAGTGCAGATAATAGGAAGCTACGTTTAATACCTGCTATTGACCGCCTCGTTGCTGTTGCTGCAGCTGAGCCTGATATGAATAAGTATCCCCGTAATTTAATCATTGCCTGTTTGCGTAAAGTCACTGACCAGTTGCGAACAGTACTAGTTAAGGGGGACAATGTGGATACCAGCCCTGAGGCGCTTGTTACAACTGCCAGACAGCTGCTTGAGTACCAAACCCGTTCCAGCTTACGCAAAGTGATTAATGCTACGGGGGTTGTGTTACATACCAATCTGGGGCGGGCACCGCTTGGCCGGCGTGCCATTGCCAGTGTTTCTCAGATTATGGAAGGTTATAGCACCCTTGAATATAATATAAACTCAGGCGAACGCGGCAGCCGCTATGAACATGTTGCAGAAAAACTCCGCCAACTGACGGGGGCGGAAGATGTACTTATCGTTAATAATAACGCGGCAGCGGTATTGTTAGTCTTATCGTCTGTAGCCCGGGGGCGGGAGGTTATTGTCAGTCGCGGCGAGCTCGTGGAAATCGGCGGTTCTTTCCGTATTCCTGATGTTTTAAAACAAAGTGGTGCTGTTCTTGTTGAGGTTGGCACTACCAATAAAACACACCTGGGCGATTATGAACAGGCCATTGGCCCGAATACGGCAGCGATTCTAAAAGTTCATACCAGTAATTATTGTATTGTTGGTTTTACGTCGCAGCCGGATGGAGCCGGTCTCGCCGCGTTAGCCCACAAGCACCGTTTGCCGGTGATTGAGGATTTGGGCAGTGGTACGCTAAGATCTTTAGCAGTAGGAGGGCAGACAGAGCCGTCAGTTATCGAGCAGCTGGCCCTGGGATTTGATCTTGTTACTTTTAGCTGTGATAAACTGCTGGGGGCCGGGCAGGGGGGCATTATTGCCGGGAAGGCAGAGTATATCCACCTAATGAAGACACATCCGCTGCTGCGGGCCGTCCGTATTGATAAGCTGTCATTAGCCGCCCTTGAAGGCACTCTGCAGGACTATATGGCCGGCGATCCCTGGCAGGATATTCCGGTGCTGGCAATGCTGACGATAACCCCCCGGGCTTTAAAGGAGCGGGCTGAAGGTCTGTATCGGTTGCTTGTTCAGCAGAACCCGCTGCTTACTTGCCAGGTAGTAGCATTAAACTCGCCGGTGGGAGGAGGGGCCTTGCCGGCAGCCGTGCTGACAGGCTATGGTGTGGCTGTAACCCTGCCGGGCATAAGTGCCGGGTGTTTGGAGAGCCGTCTGCGGCAAAGGGAGATGCCGATTGTTGTCCGGATACAAGACGAGAGGGTTATTTTTGATGTGCGCTGCTTAGCCGAGCGGGACTTGCCGGAGATTGCTGCAGCTTTTAAGACTATGTCTTAG
- the yyaC gene encoding spore protease YyaC, which translates to MSVRTLVQGARAEGRDIVVLCIGTDRSTGDSLGPLTGTKLKNINLFPHIYGTLDDPVHATNLESMLKSINTAFPAPFVIAVDACLGKLENVGYVTLGQGSLKPGAAVNKDLPPVGNAYITGIVNVGGFMEHLVLQSTRLNLVMKMADTIAHGLSFGLGRPQIHTQ; encoded by the coding sequence ATGTCTGTACGGACCCTTGTCCAGGGTGCCAGGGCTGAGGGGCGTGACATTGTGGTCCTGTGTATCGGCACTGACCGCTCGACAGGCGATTCCCTAGGTCCGCTGACAGGAACTAAACTTAAGAATATTAATTTATTTCCTCATATCTACGGCACTCTCGATGATCCGGTCCATGCCACTAACCTTGAGTCTATGCTCAAATCCATTAACACTGCTTTTCCAGCCCCTTTTGTCATTGCTGTGGATGCCTGCTTGGGCAAACTTGAGAATGTAGGCTATGTTACACTGGGGCAGGGTTCTCTTAAACCGGGGGCGGCAGTCAACAAAGACCTGCCGCCGGTCGGCAATGCCTATATAACCGGCATTGTTAATGTCGGCGGCTTTATGGAGCATTTGGTACTGCAGAGTACCCGTTTGAATTTGGTCATGAAAATGGCTGATACAATCGCCCATGGTTTATCATTTGGTTTAGGGCGCCCCCAGATTCATACACAGTAA
- a CDS encoding bactofilin family protein: MFGSSKKQAISMSDQVGTILGRDTSFKGSISSQGTIRIDGQHEGELVTVGDVVIGESGRLQAQLKACNVIIAGTITGNIEVSDKLELLPTAKVYGDIKVGILTINEGAVFRGACQMLKESAGGEDE, from the coding sequence ATGTTTGGCAGCAGCAAGAAACAGGCCATTAGTATGAGTGATCAGGTTGGCACGATTCTCGGACGGGATACCTCTTTTAAGGGTAGTATTTCCTCGCAGGGGACGATCCGTATTGATGGCCAGCACGAGGGAGAACTGGTTACTGTTGGTGATGTTGTGATTGGTGAAAGTGGCCGGTTACAGGCGCAATTAAAAGCCTGTAACGTAATTATTGCCGGTACAATCACCGGCAATATCGAGGTTTCAGATAAATTGGAACTACTGCCTACCGCCAAAGTGTACGGGGATATTAAGGTTGGTATTTTAACTATTAATGAGGGCGCGGTATTCCGCGGTGCCTGCCAGATGCTCAAGGAGTCGGCTGGCGGCGAAGATGAGTAA
- a CDS encoding M23 family metallopeptidase, whose translation MKVLHSKPPKPDKREYTLMIVPHHAKSVFSVRIPIKTVKYAAAALGICLTILSGTMLSYRYQANIATQEKMELTQLREVNSKQYSQLEELARTTAQLQEDMVRLNQLDADLRRLVNSDDSTGASRSAPVRVGNHNGLGGPESKPGINELNNLVQELGTSVKEREQSLLALKNSLIEKNERLAATPSIWPTNGDITSRFGWRSSPWGVGSDWHPGIDIANDTGTPVVATADGVVANSTWYGGYGKLVEIDHGNGIITIYGHNSELLVAPGQKVKKGETIAYMGNTGISTGPHCHYEIRVNGTAVNPSSFL comes from the coding sequence GTGAAAGTATTGCATTCAAAACCGCCAAAACCTGACAAACGGGAATATACCTTGATGATAGTGCCACATCATGCCAAATCTGTATTTAGTGTGCGCATACCAATTAAAACTGTCAAATATGCAGCCGCAGCGCTGGGTATTTGTCTTACAATACTGTCGGGAACGATGCTTAGTTATCGTTATCAGGCTAATATCGCCACCCAGGAAAAAATGGAACTGACGCAGCTGCGGGAAGTAAACAGCAAACAGTATTCACAGTTGGAGGAACTGGCGAGAACGACAGCTCAGCTACAGGAAGATATGGTCCGCCTGAATCAACTGGATGCTGATTTGCGACGGCTGGTAAATAGTGATGACTCAACAGGTGCTTCCCGTTCAGCACCCGTCAGGGTGGGAAATCATAATGGCCTGGGGGGGCCAGAAAGTAAACCTGGTATTAATGAACTGAATAATCTGGTGCAAGAGCTGGGAACTTCTGTTAAAGAACGGGAACAAAGCCTGTTAGCGTTAAAGAATTCGCTGATCGAGAAAAATGAGCGCTTAGCGGCCACTCCGTCTATTTGGCCGACCAATGGTGACATTACTTCACGTTTTGGCTGGCGCAGTTCGCCTTGGGGGGTGGGCAGTGACTGGCACCCAGGGATTGATATTGCCAATGATACCGGTACGCCGGTTGTTGCCACTGCTGATGGTGTTGTTGCCAATAGTACCTGGTATGGCGGTTATGGAAAACTGGTTGAGATTGATCATGGCAACGGCATTATTACAATTTACGGACATAATTCTGAATTGCTGGTTGCGCCAGGACAAAAAGTAAAAAAAGGCGAGACGATCGCTTATATGGGCAACACAGGTATAAGCACGGGGCCGCATTGCCATTATGAAATCCGCGTAAATGGGACGGCCGTTAATCCGTCCAGTTTCTTATAA
- a CDS encoding DUF4446 family protein: MSILDISQYTVFITTNLPYILLVLTVLIFLALIVFININRKLSRLTRRYKKMMAGMEGINIERLLVQHVEEVRLAVDKVNRLEGECRRLATVTAASIQYVGVVRFNAFEDTGSDLSFALALLDGSKTGVVLSSIYGRNESRVYAKPITKGESAYYLTDEEKGALNKALGKNS; encoded by the coding sequence ATGTCGATTTTGGATATATCTCAGTATACTGTATTCATTACTACAAATCTTCCTTATATATTACTGGTATTAACCGTGCTGATTTTTCTGGCTCTTATTGTTTTTATCAACATCAATCGTAAGTTGAGCAGATTGACTAGACGGTATAAAAAAATGATGGCAGGCATGGAGGGCATTAATATCGAACGGTTACTGGTACAGCATGTTGAGGAAGTCCGGCTGGCTGTAGACAAGGTTAATCGTCTGGAGGGCGAGTGCCGCCGCCTCGCCACAGTTACGGCCGCCTCTATTCAGTATGTTGGTGTTGTCCGTTTTAATGCTTTTGAAGATACGGGCAGTGACCTAAGCTTTGCGCTGGCCTTACTCGACGGGAGTAAAACCGGGGTTGTGCTGTCAAGTATTTATGGTCGGAATGAGTCCCGGGTTTACGCAAAACCAATAACTAAGGGTGAATCTGCGTATTACCTGACCGATGAGGAAAAAGGCGCATTAAATAAAGCGTTGGGAAAAAATTCATAA
- a CDS encoding DUF554 domain-containing protein: MKGTIVNAAAVFVGSGIGLALKQGIPEKYHNTIMQGMALAVGVIGLQMALKTENILVVILGLAMGAVIGEALNIDHYLNKLGERLSLKLGKQSGGGQSSIGRGFVTASLIYCIGAMSVVGSIQDGLTGDTSTLYAKSLLDGITAIVFASTMGIGVMFSSISVLLYQGLITLLAGFLSAVLSDNVIKEMTATGGILIVGVSILMLELKKIRLANLLPAIPAAAVIAYFWPPM, encoded by the coding sequence ATGAAAGGAACTATCGTTAATGCTGCCGCTGTTTTCGTCGGCTCCGGTATCGGACTGGCATTAAAACAGGGCATACCTGAGAAATATCACAATACTATTATGCAGGGAATGGCGTTGGCTGTTGGGGTTATAGGCCTACAAATGGCACTTAAAACAGAAAATATACTTGTCGTCATCTTAGGACTGGCAATGGGGGCAGTGATAGGCGAGGCCCTCAATATTGATCATTATCTAAATAAACTTGGCGAGCGTTTATCGTTGAAACTTGGCAAACAGAGCGGCGGCGGCCAAAGCAGTATTGGCCGCGGTTTCGTCACTGCCAGCCTGATATACTGCATTGGGGCAATGTCTGTTGTTGGTTCGATTCAGGATGGGTTGACCGGTGACACCAGTACGCTGTATGCCAAATCATTGTTAGATGGAATTACAGCTATTGTCTTTGCCTCAACTATGGGCATCGGTGTAATGTTTTCCAGTATATCCGTTTTGCTTTATCAGGGGCTGATTACCTTACTAGCCGGGTTTTTAAGTGCGGTTCTGTCTGACAATGTAATTAAGGAAATGACAGCCACCGGCGGCATTCTTATCGTTGGGGTGAGCATACTAATGCTGGAACTAAAAAAAATAAGGCTGGCAAATTTGCTGCCAGCCATCCCTGCGGCTGCGGTTATTGCTTATTTTTGGCCGCCAATGTAA
- a CDS encoding aminotransferase class V-fold PLP-dependent enzyme, with amino-acid sequence MIYLDNAATTWPKPESVYQAVDDCLRLIGANPGRGGHSMARQASLLLYEAREGLAELFGIEDANQIVFTHNATDAICMSIFGLLSPGDRIVTTAMEHNAVARAVRFVEAKGVQVTVIPCSGDGQLDLAAMRAAISNKPKAVIMSHASNVTGTLMPVAEVGEMTRRQGVVLIVDAAQTAGVEAIDVAGMGIDILAFSGHKGLLGPQGTGGLFVSRTVAVAPLRVGGTGSLSESDNQPEFMPDRLESGTPNTPGIAGLKAGVRFILATGRKNIQAKELALTQLLLAGLKDIAAVKLYGAASTAGRTAVVSFTLAGKDSGLIAHALDREYGIACRAGLHCAPWAHQTLGTIKTGTVRFSPGYFNTRAEIEQAIAAVRELALPGGLR; translated from the coding sequence TTGATTTATCTTGATAATGCGGCTACAACCTGGCCTAAGCCAGAGTCTGTCTATCAGGCTGTTGATGATTGCTTACGATTGATAGGAGCAAATCCGGGGCGTGGCGGTCACAGTATGGCGCGTCAAGCCAGTTTGTTATTATATGAGGCGCGTGAGGGGCTTGCTGAATTATTTGGCATTGAGGATGCGAACCAGATCGTGTTTACCCATAATGCCACCGATGCTATCTGTATGTCTATATTTGGACTATTAAGTCCCGGTGACCGGATTGTTACAACAGCCATGGAGCACAACGCTGTCGCCAGGGCTGTTCGTTTTGTTGAGGCCAAAGGCGTACAAGTTACGGTTATCCCCTGTTCCGGCGACGGCCAGCTTGATTTGGCGGCAATGCGGGCCGCTATCAGCAATAAACCTAAAGCCGTCATTATGAGCCATGCTTCCAATGTTACCGGTACCCTTATGCCGGTGGCCGAGGTCGGAGAGATGACCAGGCGGCAGGGGGTTGTTTTGATTGTTGATGCTGCGCAGACGGCCGGGGTCGAAGCTATTGATGTTGCCGGGATGGGCATTGATATACTGGCCTTTAGCGGTCATAAGGGTCTGCTGGGGCCTCAGGGCACCGGCGGCTTATTTGTCAGCAGAACAGTGGCTGTAGCCCCGCTTAGAGTCGGCGGTACCGGCAGTTTGTCTGAATCTGACAACCAACCGGAATTTATGCCTGACCGGCTGGAAAGCGGTACACCTAATACCCCTGGCATTGCCGGCTTAAAAGCCGGTGTCCGCTTTATTCTGGCTACCGGCAGAAAAAATATACAGGCCAAAGAATTGGCACTGACGCAATTACTCCTTGCCGGCTTAAAGGATATTGCGGCGGTAAAACTTTATGGAGCCGCAAGTACTGCCGGACGTACCGCCGTGGTATCGTTTACGCTGGCCGGCAAGGACAGTGGTCTGATAGCCCATGCTCTGGACAGAGAATATGGCATCGCCTGCCGCGCCGGTTTACACTGCGCTCCCTGGGCCCATCAGACGCTGGGGACGATTAAAACAGGAACTGTGCGGTTTAGCCCAGGCTATTTTAATACTCGGGCGGAGATTGAACAGGCCATTGCTGCCGTACGGGAGCTGGCGCTGCCGGGAGGTTTGCGGTAA
- the hydF gene encoding [FeFe] hydrogenase H-cluster maturation GTPase HydF gives MQETPKGSRLHIAIFGRRNAGKSSLINALTSQDIALVSAVPGTTTDPVYKAMEILPLGPVMIIDTAGIDDVGDLGQLRVERTLQVLNKADLAIVVIEPEQGVTEFEQTLVQNIRKRGLPMAGVVNKSDIMPVTAELIDKYSALLALPLSSISAKNGQGIEELKRLLIRLAPDNWEGPPVIGDLVSPGDTVVLVVPIDLAAPKGRLILPQVQTIRDLLDNDACAVIVKERELKEALAGLKSPPRLVVTDSQEFMKVGADTPPGIMLTSFSILMARHKGDLETLVAGAKAIGALQPGDKVLIAEGCTHHRQADDIGRVKIPRWLRQSVGSELDFDWFSGSSFPPDLKKYKLIVHCGACMLNRREMLYRLAMAREAGVPIVNYGLLIAQVHGILYRALEPFPLARMILED, from the coding sequence ATGCAAGAAACCCCCAAGGGATCACGGCTGCATATTGCGATCTTTGGACGGCGTAATGCCGGTAAGTCAAGCTTAATTAATGCCCTTACCAGCCAGGATATTGCATTGGTTTCTGCTGTGCCGGGGACAACGACTGATCCTGTATATAAGGCTATGGAAATCTTGCCGCTGGGGCCGGTAATGATTATTGACACGGCCGGCATTGATGATGTTGGTGATTTGGGACAGTTAAGGGTCGAGCGTACGCTGCAGGTTCTCAATAAAGCTGATTTAGCCATTGTGGTTATTGAGCCTGAACAGGGTGTTACGGAGTTTGAGCAGACGCTGGTGCAGAATATCCGCAAGCGTGGTTTGCCTATGGCCGGTGTTGTCAATAAAAGCGATATTATGCCGGTTACAGCCGAGCTAATTGATAAGTACAGCGCATTGCTGGCTTTACCGTTAAGCAGTATTAGTGCCAAAAATGGTCAGGGCATTGAAGAATTGAAACGCTTACTTATCAGGTTAGCACCAGATAACTGGGAAGGCCCGCCGGTTATTGGTGATTTAGTGTCGCCGGGAGATACGGTGGTATTGGTTGTACCTATTGATTTAGCAGCACCCAAAGGACGCTTGATTCTGCCGCAGGTTCAGACAATACGCGATCTTTTAGATAATGATGCCTGTGCTGTGATTGTTAAAGAACGTGAACTAAAAGAAGCTTTGGCAGGACTCAAAAGCCCGCCGCGCCTGGTTGTCACTGATTCACAGGAATTCATGAAGGTTGGAGCCGATACCCCGCCAGGTATTATGCTGACCTCTTTTTCGATTTTAATGGCCCGGCATAAAGGCGATCTTGAAACTCTCGTGGCCGGGGCCAAAGCCATCGGGGCACTACAGCCTGGCGATAAGGTGCTTATTGCGGAAGGGTGTACCCATCACCGTCAGGCTGATGATATTGGCCGGGTGAAGATTCCCCGCTGGCTTAGGCAGTCGGTCGGGAGCGAGTTGGATTTCGACTGGTTTTCCGGGAGTTCATTTCCCCCGGATTTAAAGAAATATAAATTAATTGTCCATTGCGGCGCCTGTATGCTTAATCGGCGGGAAATGCTTTATCGTTTGGCAATGGCCAGGGAGGCGGGGGTGCCAATTGTTAATTATGGGCTATTGATTGCTCAGGTACATGGTATTTTATACCGGGCCCTGGAACCATTCCCCCTGGCCCGGATGATACTGGAAGATTAG